One genomic window of Micromonospora sp. WMMD1128 includes the following:
- a CDS encoding MauE/DoxX family redox-associated membrane protein: MTVTPSTTRAGRWPALRPWLGFAARLGLAAVWLVAGATKVGDLAASGRAVNAYQVMPYDVATVIGAALPFVELALGLLLLAGLATRVSAGVSAVLLVVFVTGIASAWARGLAIDCGCFGSGGQLGAGQAPSYLPEILRDLGFLALAGFLLIWPRTPFSVDGWLAGETVEDDDEQP, encoded by the coding sequence ATGACTGTGACCCCCTCCACCACCCGGGCCGGGCGCTGGCCGGCCCTGCGCCCCTGGCTGGGCTTCGCGGCCCGCCTCGGGCTGGCCGCCGTCTGGCTGGTCGCCGGCGCCACGAAGGTCGGTGACCTGGCCGCCTCCGGCCGGGCCGTGAACGCCTACCAGGTGATGCCGTACGACGTGGCCACGGTGATCGGGGCGGCGCTGCCGTTCGTGGAGCTGGCCCTGGGCCTGCTCCTGCTCGCCGGGCTGGCCACCCGGGTCAGCGCCGGCGTCTCCGCGGTGCTGCTCGTGGTCTTCGTCACCGGCATCGCCTCCGCCTGGGCCCGCGGCCTGGCCATCGACTGCGGGTGCTTCGGCAGCGGCGGTCAACTCGGCGCCGGCCAGGCGCCGAGCTACCTCCCGGAGATCCTCCGGGACCTGGGGTTCCTGGCACTGGCCGGGTTCCTGCTGATCTGGCCCCGCACCCCGTTCTCGGTGGACGGTTGGCTGGCGGGCGAAACCGTGGAGGACGACGATGAGCAGCCGTAA
- a CDS encoding sigma-70 family RNA polymerase sigma factor encodes MIPAPRDTATDRPRAGSAAAREAATTWALAARDGDPDAQAAFVRATQAEVWRFAAALVDPDTADDLTQETYLRAFRALPGFEGRSTARTWLLGIARRACADHLRTVVRRRRLDERLAAQAATDRPHPDPAGQLGATDLVRRLPAERRSAFVLTQLLGLSYAEAADVEGVPVGTIRSRVARARDELVDAVGDTLAG; translated from the coding sequence GTGATCCCCGCCCCGCGCGACACCGCCACCGACCGCCCCCGCGCGGGGTCCGCGGCTGCGCGGGAGGCGGCCACCACCTGGGCGTTGGCCGCCCGGGACGGCGACCCGGACGCCCAGGCCGCCTTCGTCCGGGCCACCCAGGCCGAGGTCTGGCGCTTCGCCGCCGCCCTGGTCGACCCGGACACTGCCGACGACCTGACCCAGGAGACCTACCTGCGGGCGTTCCGGGCGCTGCCCGGCTTCGAGGGCCGCTCCACCGCCCGCACCTGGCTGCTCGGCATCGCCCGCCGGGCCTGCGCGGACCACCTGCGTACGGTGGTGCGCCGCCGCCGGCTCGACGAGCGGCTCGCCGCCCAGGCCGCCACCGACCGGCCACACCCGGACCCGGCGGGGCAGCTCGGCGCCACCGACCTGGTCCGCCGGCTGCCCGCCGAACGACGCTCCGCGTTCGTGCTCACCCAACTGCTCGGCCTGTCCTACGCCGAGGCGGCCGACGTGGAGGGGGTGCCGGTGGGCACCATCCGCTCCCGGGTCGCCCGGGCCCGCGACGAACTCGTCGACGCCGTCGGCGACACGCTCGCCGGATAG
- a CDS encoding HNH endonuclease produces MVRYKYSPELLAATAARARNVTEVMRLLGVRVSGGSHAHISRQLKRFGIDMSHFTRQAHNKGQPSPRRTTSSQLLLRLPAGSRRTPGTRLKRALGDIGVPQECEECRCGPIWFGRPLTLHVDHINGDFLDNRPPNLRILCPNCHSQTDTFAGRNKGDGRTDTTADQTAHSPDPTP; encoded by the coding sequence GTGGTGCGTTACAAATACTCACCCGAACTGCTGGCCGCGACCGCCGCGCGGGCGCGCAACGTCACCGAGGTCATGCGGCTGCTCGGGGTGCGGGTCAGCGGCGGGTCGCACGCGCACATCAGCCGGCAGCTCAAACGCTTCGGCATCGACATGTCGCACTTCACGAGGCAGGCGCACAACAAGGGGCAGCCGAGCCCGCGGCGCACCACCTCGTCGCAACTGCTGCTGCGACTTCCTGCCGGCTCGCGGCGCACTCCCGGCACCCGGTTGAAGCGAGCGCTGGGTGACATCGGCGTGCCGCAGGAGTGCGAGGAGTGCCGCTGCGGCCCGATCTGGTTCGGCCGGCCGCTGACCCTGCACGTCGACCACATCAACGGGGACTTCCTCGACAACCGGCCGCCCAACCTGCGGATCCTCTGCCCGAACTGCCACAGCCAGACCGACACGTTCGCCGGCCGCAACAAGGGCGACGGCCGCACCGACACCACGGCGGACCAGACTGCGCACTCTCCCGACCCGACGCCTTAG
- a CDS encoding energy-coupling factor ABC transporter permease — translation METLAMHISNGIIDGPVAAIFAALALAALTFCVLRGRADLDDRLAPMAGLVAAFIFAVQMLNFPIFTAGVSGHLLGGALAALLVGPWVGALCVAVVLVVQALVFGDGGVAMLGLNITNMAILGTAAAYLLIALLLRVLPRTPAGLAVTAFVSALVSVVVASQGFVLEYWLGGTTDLGSNLGGLAGTMAVAHLLIGIGEGLITATTVVTVAKVRPDLVYALRALKKPAAPVSAVPVAGGAR, via the coding sequence GTGGAAACCCTGGCGATGCACATCTCCAACGGGATCATCGACGGTCCCGTGGCCGCGATCTTCGCGGCCCTCGCGCTCGCCGCGCTCACGTTCTGCGTGCTGCGTGGCCGGGCCGACCTCGACGACCGGCTCGCGCCGATGGCCGGCCTGGTGGCCGCGTTCATCTTCGCGGTGCAGATGCTCAACTTCCCGATCTTCACCGCCGGGGTCAGTGGTCACCTGCTCGGTGGCGCGCTCGCGGCGCTGCTGGTGGGGCCCTGGGTGGGCGCGCTCTGCGTGGCCGTGGTGCTCGTGGTGCAGGCCCTGGTCTTCGGCGACGGTGGGGTCGCGATGCTCGGCCTGAACATCACCAACATGGCGATCCTCGGCACCGCCGCCGCCTACCTGCTGATCGCGCTGCTGCTGCGGGTGCTGCCCCGGACCCCCGCCGGCCTGGCGGTCACCGCGTTCGTCTCCGCGCTCGTCAGCGTCGTGGTCGCATCCCAGGGCTTCGTGCTCGAATACTGGCTGGGCGGCACCACCGACCTCGGCAGCAACCTCGGCGGGCTGGCCGGCACCATGGCCGTCGCCCACCTGCTGATCGGCATCGGCGAGGGCCTGATCACCGCGACCACCGTGGTCACCGTCGCGAAGGTCCGCCCCGACCTGGTGTACGCGCTGCGCGCCCTGAAGAAGCCGGCCGCGCCGGTGTCCGCCGTACCGGTCGCCGGAGGTGCCCGATGA
- a CDS encoding PDGLE domain-containing protein — protein MSKRSWPFLLGGLLVALVLAGVVSNYASSHPDGLDSSLLKGCTVNADDEITGGSCPAQQARDHELADSPLADYGVRGIGNDFLSTGLSGVLGVLLTFALGGGLFWLARRRAPASATGTGPAGATGTGPAGDGGTGPVDAAAGSAAGTSASRSTGDR, from the coding sequence ATGAGCAAGCGTTCCTGGCCGTTCCTCCTCGGTGGCCTGCTTGTCGCCCTGGTGCTGGCCGGCGTGGTCAGCAACTACGCCTCGTCGCACCCGGACGGGTTGGACTCGTCCCTGCTCAAGGGCTGCACGGTGAACGCCGACGACGAGATCACCGGCGGGAGTTGCCCGGCCCAGCAGGCCCGGGACCACGAGCTGGCGGACAGCCCGCTGGCCGACTACGGCGTACGCGGGATCGGCAACGACTTCCTCTCCACCGGCCTGTCCGGGGTGCTCGGCGTGCTGCTCACGTTCGCGCTCGGCGGCGGCCTGTTCTGGCTGGCCCGCCGCCGCGCCCCCGCGAGCGCCACCGGGACCGGCCCGGCGGGCGCCACCGGGACCGGCCCGGCGGGCGACGGCGGGACCGGCCCGGTGGACGCCGCGGCCGGTTCGGCGGCCGGGACGAGCGCGTCCCGGTCCACCGGCGACCGCTGA
- a CDS encoding ABC transporter ATP-binding protein: protein MIGYVQQPPSLDVRGVRYAYPDGHLALHGVDLTVPRGDRVALLGPNGAGKTTLVLHLNGILTPTEGTIEVGGLTVTPDRGTLAEVRRRVGIVFQDPDDQLFLPTVAEDVAFGPANLGLRGAELSARVDEALAAVGMAEHRDRAPHHLSFGQRRRVAVATVLAMRPEILVLDEPSSNLDPAARRELAEVLRALPVTLLMVTHDLPYAAELCPRAVILDGGRIVADAPTAELLADEAVLAAHRLELPYGFAPRPA from the coding sequence ATGATCGGGTACGTGCAGCAGCCGCCCTCCCTGGACGTCCGTGGCGTCAGGTACGCGTACCCGGACGGTCACCTCGCCCTGCACGGCGTGGACCTGACCGTGCCGCGCGGCGACCGGGTGGCGCTGCTCGGGCCGAACGGCGCCGGCAAGACCACACTGGTGCTGCACCTCAACGGCATCCTCACGCCGACCGAGGGCACGATCGAGGTCGGCGGCCTGACGGTGACCCCCGACCGGGGCACGCTCGCCGAGGTGCGCCGCCGGGTCGGCATCGTCTTCCAGGACCCGGACGACCAGCTCTTCCTGCCCACGGTGGCGGAGGACGTCGCGTTCGGCCCGGCCAACCTGGGGCTGCGGGGGGCGGAGCTGTCCGCCCGGGTCGACGAGGCGCTCGCCGCGGTGGGGATGGCCGAGCACCGGGACCGGGCGCCGCACCACCTGTCGTTCGGGCAGCGGCGCCGGGTGGCGGTGGCGACCGTGCTGGCCATGCGGCCGGAGATCCTGGTGCTCGACGAGCCGTCGTCGAATCTCGACCCGGCCGCCCGGCGGGAGTTGGCGGAGGTGCTGCGCGCGCTGCCGGTGACGCTGCTGATGGTCACCCACGACCTGCCGTACGCGGCGGAGCTGTGCCCCCGCGCGGTGATCCTGGACGGCGGCCGGATCGTCGCCGACGCGCCCACCGCCGAGCTGCTCGCCGACGAGGCGGTGCTGGCCGCGCACCGCCTGGAGCTGCCCTACGGCTTCGCGCCCCGGCCGGCCTGA
- a CDS encoding copper resistance protein CopC → MAVMTAAVRRPPGVLAARSGTVAGLLLLLTTLLLVPAGPASAHAVLVSSSPAASAVVPEAPAQVVITFSESVRKVPDKVRVIAPDGSRADRGEPTFQGAEVTIPVDPSGGRGTYLVSYRVISADSHPVSGAFTYSVGAPSEPPTDTGSDNRANPVVENAVKVAKYVGYVGLLLLFGPALVLAALWPRRLSRRGPARLAWAGLGVLAVATVAELLLQVPYTNGGGLFDVTSAGLGDVLGSAYGTTHLVRLGLLAAAAFLLRPLFAGPVGRTDGIILAVLGGATLFTWPLAGHPAASPAPAVSVVVDAIHLGGMAVWLGGLVMLAAFLLPRADERELGAILPIWSRWAALAVAALLLAGTVQGLIEVASPKALVDTTYGRLLLAKIVLFALVIGVAAYSRALVRRRVAAGRPGAMRRAVVAELVITAVVLGVSATLVQTTPARTASADVAGAPAGYFSTTLSSPLYSLQVEVDPAETGNNSIHLYAYTTDNRPQPVQEWKVTAALPSAGIEPITVPLLPLSDNHATGEISLPARGDWQLRFTVRTSDIDQATVTATVPIK, encoded by the coding sequence ATGGCGGTCATGACTGCTGCCGTACGCCGCCCGCCCGGGGTGCTCGCCGCCCGCTCCGGGACCGTCGCCGGGCTGCTGCTCCTCCTGACCACCCTGCTGCTCGTCCCGGCCGGCCCGGCCAGCGCCCACGCGGTGCTGGTGAGCAGCAGTCCGGCCGCGTCCGCCGTGGTGCCCGAGGCGCCCGCCCAGGTGGTGATCACCTTCAGCGAGAGCGTCCGCAAGGTGCCCGACAAGGTGCGGGTGATCGCCCCGGACGGTTCCCGGGCCGACCGGGGCGAGCCGACGTTCCAGGGCGCGGAGGTCACCATTCCGGTGGACCCGTCCGGCGGGCGCGGCACCTACCTCGTGAGCTACCGGGTGATCTCGGCTGACAGCCACCCGGTGTCCGGCGCGTTCACCTACTCGGTCGGGGCGCCGTCGGAGCCGCCGACCGACACCGGCTCGGACAACCGGGCCAACCCGGTGGTCGAGAACGCGGTCAAGGTGGCGAAGTACGTCGGCTACGTCGGGTTGCTGCTGCTGTTCGGTCCGGCCCTGGTGCTGGCCGCGCTCTGGCCGCGCCGGTTGTCCCGGCGCGGGCCGGCGCGGCTGGCCTGGGCCGGGCTCGGCGTGTTGGCGGTCGCCACCGTCGCCGAGCTGTTGCTCCAGGTGCCCTACACCAACGGCGGTGGGCTGTTCGACGTCACCTCCGCCGGCCTCGGCGACGTGCTCGGCAGCGCCTACGGCACCACCCACCTGGTCCGGCTGGGTCTGCTCGCCGCGGCGGCGTTCCTGCTCCGCCCGCTGTTCGCCGGGCCGGTCGGCCGCACCGACGGGATCATCCTGGCCGTCCTGGGCGGGGCGACGCTGTTCACCTGGCCGCTCGCCGGCCACCCGGCCGCCTCGCCGGCGCCCGCGGTCTCCGTGGTGGTGGACGCCATCCACCTGGGCGGCATGGCGGTGTGGCTCGGCGGCCTGGTGATGTTGGCGGCCTTCCTGCTGCCCCGGGCCGACGAGCGGGAGCTGGGCGCGATCCTGCCGATCTGGTCCCGCTGGGCCGCGCTGGCGGTGGCCGCGCTGCTGCTCGCCGGCACCGTGCAGGGCCTGATCGAGGTGGCCAGCCCGAAGGCGCTCGTCGACACCACGTACGGGCGGCTGCTGCTCGCCAAGATCGTGCTGTTCGCGCTGGTGATCGGCGTGGCCGCGTACTCCCGGGCGCTGGTGCGGCGGCGGGTCGCCGCCGGCCGGCCGGGTGCGATGCGACGCGCCGTGGTGGCCGAGCTGGTGATCACCGCGGTGGTGCTGGGGGTGTCGGCCACGCTCGTGCAGACCACCCCGGCGCGCACCGCGTCCGCCGATGTGGCGGGCGCGCCGGCCGGCTACTTCTCCACCACGCTGAGCAGCCCGCTCTATTCGCTCCAGGTGGAGGTGGACCCGGCCGAGACCGGCAACAACTCGATTCACCTCTACGCCTACACCACCGACAACCGGCCGCAGCCGGTGCAGGAGTGGAAGGTCACCGCCGCGTTGCCGTCGGCGGGGATCGAACCGATCACGGTGCCGCTGCTGCCGCTGAGCGACAACCACGCCACCGGCGAGATCAGCCTGCCGGCCCGGGGTGACTGGCAGCTCCGCTTCACCGTCCGCACGTCCGACATCGACCAGGCCACGGTGACCGCCACCGTGCCGATCAAGTAA
- a CDS encoding expansin EXLX1 family cellulose-binding protein: MTDGSAPHPPTPASDGTPAGHRIPPRTRRRLVAAGLATLAAVVAVTLAVRGGAAPACAAPPRAAVPLAAPPVGGATHTGKATFYDSKGAGGNCSRPAAPANRLYVALGPSEYAAGASCGGFLDVTGPRGSVRVLVMDQCPECAAGHLDLSAEAFARIADPVQGVVKVSYRAVVNPSLPGPLTFRLKEGSSQWWFAVLVGDHGNPLRSVEVRQNGSWRAADRQDYNYWLIPSGAGPGPYSIRVTDVYGHRATATGIRMRPGQVQRSATRMYGAGAATTTRSAKPSRSPSPRPRPSASTSPSPSHPTPAETAAPLDAAAPITPSTVPTACG; this comes from the coding sequence GTGACCGACGGCAGCGCACCCCACCCACCGACCCCCGCCAGCGACGGGACCCCGGCCGGCCACCGGATCCCGCCCCGGACCCGCCGCCGGCTCGTCGCCGCCGGCCTGGCCACGCTCGCCGCCGTGGTCGCGGTCACCCTCGCGGTACGCGGCGGCGCCGCCCCCGCCTGCGCCGCCCCACCCCGGGCCGCCGTCCCGCTCGCCGCCCCACCCGTCGGCGGCGCCACGCACACCGGCAAGGCCACCTTCTACGACTCGAAGGGCGCTGGCGGCAACTGCTCCCGGCCCGCCGCGCCGGCCAACCGGCTGTACGTCGCGCTCGGCCCGAGCGAGTACGCGGCCGGCGCCTCCTGCGGCGGCTTCCTCGACGTCACCGGCCCCCGCGGCAGCGTCCGGGTGCTCGTCATGGACCAGTGCCCGGAGTGCGCCGCCGGCCACCTCGACCTCTCCGCCGAGGCGTTCGCCCGGATCGCCGACCCGGTGCAGGGTGTGGTGAAGGTCAGCTACCGGGCCGTGGTGAACCCGTCGCTACCCGGCCCGCTCACCTTCCGCCTCAAGGAAGGCTCGTCGCAGTGGTGGTTCGCCGTCCTGGTCGGCGACCACGGCAACCCGCTGCGCTCGGTCGAGGTCCGCCAGAACGGCTCGTGGCGCGCGGCCGACCGCCAGGACTACAACTACTGGCTGATCCCGTCGGGCGCCGGCCCCGGCCCGTACTCGATCCGGGTCACCGACGTGTACGGCCACCGCGCGACCGCCACCGGCATCCGGATGCGCCCCGGCCAGGTGCAGCGCAGCGCCACCCGGATGTACGGCGCGGGCGCGGCGACCACGACCCGCTCGGCGAAGCCCTCCCGCTCCCCGTCACCCCGCCCGCGCCCCAGCGCTTCAACGTCCCCGTCCCCGTCCCATCCCACCCCGGCGGAGACCGCCGCACCCCTGGACGCCGCCGCCCCGATCACCCCGTCCACCGTCCCCACCGCATGCGGCTGA
- a CDS encoding GNAT family N-acetyltransferase — protein sequence MDLRFVLDPDLTTELREQLVALWVDATNAGGAVGFVAPVTAAEVRPVAASTLAEVADGPDRLLAGFEGDQLVAVLVIVDNRFHLKSHWRVLKRVMVRPDTQGRGHGAALMREAERVARAMGVAALHVTVRDGLGLDRFYRRLGYREVGRLPAALRLSSTDSRDEILMWLDLPMPAEPSDG from the coding sequence GTGGACCTGCGCTTCGTACTCGACCCCGACCTCACCACCGAGCTGCGCGAACAGCTCGTCGCCCTCTGGGTGGACGCGACGAACGCCGGCGGCGCGGTCGGCTTCGTCGCGCCGGTGACCGCGGCCGAGGTGCGCCCGGTCGCCGCGTCGACCCTCGCCGAGGTCGCCGACGGGCCGGACCGGCTGCTCGCCGGCTTCGAGGGTGACCAGCTCGTCGCCGTCCTCGTCATCGTCGACAACCGGTTCCACCTGAAGTCGCACTGGCGGGTGCTCAAGCGCGTCATGGTGCGCCCCGACACCCAGGGGCGCGGCCACGGCGCGGCGCTGATGCGCGAGGCCGAGCGAGTCGCCCGGGCGATGGGCGTGGCGGCGCTGCACGTGACCGTCCGCGACGGCCTCGGCCTGGACCGTTTCTACCGCCGCCTCGGCTACCGCGAGGTGGGCCGCCTTCCCGCCGCCCTCCGCCTCTCCTCCACCGACTCCCGCGACGAGATCCTCATGTGGCTGGACCTCCCGATGCCGGCCGAACCCTCCGACGGCTGA
- the bcp gene encoding thioredoxin-dependent thiol peroxidase has product MTDRLSPGDAAPEFTLPTDDGGTLSLADLRGRKVILYAYPAAMTPGCTKQACDFRDSLASLQAAGYEVVGISPDKPAKLAKFRDRDAITFPLVADEDRAVLTAYGAYGEKQSYGRTVTGVIRSTFVIDPDGKIERALYNVKATGHVAKLRRDLGLD; this is encoded by the coding sequence ATGACCGACCGTCTCAGCCCCGGCGACGCCGCCCCCGAGTTCACCCTCCCCACCGACGACGGCGGGACACTCTCCCTGGCCGACCTGCGCGGCCGTAAGGTCATCCTGTACGCGTACCCGGCCGCCATGACGCCCGGCTGCACGAAGCAGGCATGCGACTTCCGGGACTCGCTCGCCTCGCTCCAGGCCGCCGGCTACGAGGTGGTGGGCATCTCGCCGGACAAGCCCGCGAAGCTGGCGAAGTTCCGCGACCGGGACGCGATCACGTTCCCGCTCGTCGCCGACGAGGACCGGGCGGTGCTGACCGCGTACGGCGCGTACGGCGAGAAGCAGTCGTACGGCCGCACCGTCACCGGCGTGATCCGCTCCACGTTCGTGATCGACCCCGACGGCAAGATCGAGCGGGCGCTCTACAACGTCAAGGCCACCGGCCACGTCGCCAAGCTGCGCCGCGACCTCGGGCTCGACTGA
- the cbiQ gene encoding cobalt ECF transporter T component CbiQ: MGAGHGHVLYRESGSPVHRLPPEVKITAMVLFTVAVVATPREAHWAFGGYALLVVAVAALARVGPRWLLGRALIELPFVLFAFALPVLGAGERVEVAGLSLSVDGLHGAFNILAKGTLGVLASLLLAATTTTRDLILGLDRLRCPQILTQIATFMLRYLEVLVGEARRMRVARVSRGDDPRFLWQLRGFAAGVGALFLRAFERGERVYLAMVSRGYTGRMPAVWQGAGAATAGQWAVAATVPVIAASIAAAALVLQ; this comes from the coding sequence ATGGGCGCCGGGCACGGGCACGTGCTCTACCGCGAGTCCGGCTCGCCGGTGCACCGCCTCCCGCCGGAGGTGAAGATCACCGCCATGGTGCTGTTCACCGTGGCGGTGGTCGCCACCCCGCGGGAGGCCCACTGGGCGTTCGGCGGTTACGCGCTGCTCGTCGTCGCCGTGGCCGCGCTGGCCCGGGTCGGCCCGCGCTGGCTGCTCGGCCGGGCGTTGATCGAGCTGCCGTTCGTGCTGTTCGCGTTCGCGCTGCCGGTCCTCGGTGCCGGGGAGCGGGTCGAGGTGGCCGGGCTGAGCCTCTCCGTCGACGGGTTGCACGGCGCGTTCAACATCCTGGCCAAGGGCACGCTCGGCGTACTCGCGTCGCTCCTGCTGGCGGCGACCACGACGACCCGTGACCTGATCCTCGGCCTGGACCGGCTGCGGTGCCCGCAGATCCTCACCCAGATCGCCACGTTCATGCTGCGCTACCTGGAGGTGCTGGTCGGGGAGGCCCGGCGGATGCGGGTGGCCCGGGTGTCCCGGGGCGACGACCCGCGTTTCCTCTGGCAACTGCGCGGCTTCGCGGCCGGCGTCGGCGCGCTGTTCCTGCGCGCGTTCGAGCGCGGCGAGCGGGTCTACCTGGCGATGGTCTCCCGGGGCTACACCGGCCGGATGCCGGCGGTGTGGCAGGGGGCGGGCGCGGCCACCGCCGGGCAGTGGGCGGTCGCCGCGACGGTCCCGGTGATCGCGGCCTCCATCGCCGCCGCCGCGCTCGTCCTGCAATGA
- a CDS encoding thioredoxin domain-containing protein, with protein sequence MSSRKGRRDAARVVREQIAREKRRKRTLWTTIAAVLVLVIAGGIGWAVYSAQKSDDFTAPPGANDAGTGIVEGSGPVTIDLYEDYQCPVCKQFQQVNGETINQLVSEGKAKVVFHPVAFLNRFSTTEYSTRSSAASGCAAEGGKFREFTDQLFARQPAEGSAGLSNDELIDIGAGVGLNRDDFGSCVRDGTYTSWTGHVTDEASRSGVTGTPTIKVNGTEVQDKSPDGIKAAVAAAGK encoded by the coding sequence ATGAGCAGCCGTAAGGGACGCCGGGACGCCGCTCGGGTGGTGCGCGAGCAGATCGCCCGGGAGAAGCGGCGCAAGCGGACGCTCTGGACCACGATCGCCGCGGTGCTTGTGCTCGTCATCGCCGGCGGCATCGGCTGGGCCGTCTACTCCGCCCAGAAGTCGGACGACTTCACCGCCCCGCCCGGCGCCAACGACGCCGGCACCGGCATCGTCGAGGGCAGCGGCCCGGTCACCATCGACCTGTACGAGGACTACCAGTGCCCGGTCTGCAAGCAGTTCCAGCAGGTCAACGGTGAGACGATCAACCAGCTCGTCAGCGAGGGCAAGGCGAAGGTGGTGTTCCACCCGGTCGCCTTCCTGAACCGCTTCTCCACCACCGAATACTCCACCCGCTCGTCGGCCGCCTCCGGCTGCGCCGCCGAGGGCGGCAAGTTCCGCGAGTTCACCGACCAGCTCTTCGCCCGGCAGCCGGCGGAGGGCAGCGCCGGGCTCAGCAACGACGAGCTGATCGACATCGGCGCGGGCGTCGGGCTGAACCGGGACGACTTCGGCTCCTGTGTGCGGGACGGCACCTACACGTCGTGGACCGGGCACGTCACCGACGAGGCGAGCAGGTCCGGCGTGACCGGCACCCCGACCATCAAGGTCAACGGCACCGAGGTCCAGGACAAGAGCCCGGACGGGATCAAGGCGGCCGTGGCGGCGGCCGGTAAGTGA